The DNA segment GAAGCCGGGGGTCTCGCGGTGCCCGGTGAGCCACTCCACCGCCTCCTTGCCGTCCAGCGCCTGGCGGGGCTCGAAGTAGTCGAAGTACCCCCCGGAGCAGTGGGTCCCGCGGATGTTGAGGCCGATGATGGCGTACCCGGCCTCCAGGAACCGGTGGTGCAGTCCGTCGTAGATCGTCTGGCCAGGGATGTACCCGGAGTAGTCCATCACCATCGGGTAGGGGCCGGGCCCCCAACGGTCCGGATCGGGGAGCAGCGCCTGGTACTTGAGCGTGACGCCGTCGCTCATCGGGATGTAGCCGTGGATCGGGCCCGGACGGGCGGCGTGGGCGGGCGCGGGCGCGAGGAGCGCGGCGGTGAGCCCGACTATCAGGACGGCGGCCAGTCTGCGCAAGCGAACCCCTCCCCAGGGAAACCGGATGTCGACCTCGAGTGGTTCGACGTCGCCGCCGCCGGGTCCTTCCGCGGGCCCGTACCCTCTGTGCATGGGGTCCGACGTCGAGATCCGGTACGCGCGCAGCACCGGCGACATCGATATCGCCTATACGGTGCTCGGCGAGGGGCCCGTCGATCTCGTGTACGTGTCCGGGTTCATCACCCACCTCGACCTAGCCTGGGACCTCCCGCACTTCGACTGGCTGCACCAGTTCGACGGGGTCGCCCGGGTGATCGTGTTCGACAAGCGGGGGACCGGGCTCTCGGACCGGTCGCTCGGGTTCGGGAGCCTGGAGGAGCGAGCGGACGACATCCGCGCGGTGATGGACGCCGCGGGCTCGGAGCGCGCCTTCGTCTTCGGCGTCTCGGAGGGCGGGCCGATGGCCATCCTCTTCGCGGCCACGCACCCCGACCGCGCCCACGGACTGATCCTGTACGGCACGGCCGCCCGGTTCGCATGGAGCCCAGACCTCGGAGCCGGGGTCACCGAGGAGGTCGCCGCACCCCTCCTCGACTTCATCGAGCAACGCTGGGGGTCGGGCGAGGTGTTCTCGATGTTCGTACAGCACGCGGCCGACCCCGTCGCCACGACGCGGCTGATCGCTCGCTTCGAGCGCAACGCATGCACCCCCCAGATGGCTCGCGAGATCATGGAGCGCAACCTCGAGATCGACGTGCGCAAGCTGCTTCCCGCGATCGGCGTGCCGACGCTGGTCCTTCACAACAGCGGCGACCCCGTGGTCGACGTGCGTCACGCCCGCTACATGGCGGAGCGCATCCCAGGAGCCACCTACATCGAAGCCCCGGGCGACTTCCACGGCTCCTGGCGTCCGGAGCACTTCGTCCTCGCGTCATCCCCTGTCCTGGGATTCATCTCCGGACAGACAGGGGCGCCCGCCCCGCTCTCGGACCGCCGCCTGGCGACGGTCGTCTTCACGGACATAGAGGCCTCCACGGAGTCGGCCGCCGCTGTCGGCGACGAGCGCTGGCGATCCATGCTGGACCATCACGACCGGCTGGCCTCCCGCGTGGCCGAGCGCACCGGGGGCAGGCTAGTCAAGGGGACCGGAGACGGCGTGCTGGCCACCTTCGACGGACCCGGGCGTGGGATCGCGTTCGCGCGCGAGTTCCAGCAGGCTCTGCTCCCCAGCGGGATCCGGATCCGGACGGGCGTGCACACAGGCGAGATCGAGATGAGGGGGACGGACGTGTCCGGCGTGGGAGTGGTCATCGCCCGCCGCATCTGCGACACCGCGGTCCCCGGCGAGGTCCTCGTCTCCCGGACCGTGAAGGACCTCGTGGCGGGGTCCGGGATCGGGTTCGACGACCGCGGGACCCACGAGCTGAAGGGTGTCCCGGACGAGTGGCAGCTGTTCGCCGTATCGCCCTGACCGGCCGCGCCCGCGGGTCAGGCGACCCGGTCGATCCGCGCGTAACCTTGGTCGATGAGCCTCGCCGATAGGCTGCGCGACGACCTCACCGCGGCCATGAAGGCCCGCGACGAGCTGACGACCGCCACCCTGAGGATGGTCCTGTCGGCGGTGAAGGGGGCGGAGGTCGCCGGGGAGCAGGCACGGACCCTGTCCGACGACGAGGTGGCCGTCGTCGTGGCCAAGGAGGCGAAGCGACGCGAGGAGGCCGCGGAGGCTTTCCGAGCCGCCGGGCGGAGCGACCGAGCGGACCGGGAGCTCGCGGAGCGGGAGGTCCTGGCCCGTTACCTCCCGGAGCGGATGGGACGGGACGAGATCGAGCGCGTCGTCGCCGAGGTGCTCGCCGCGGAGGGGCTGTCCGGGTTGGGTTCGATGGGGCAGGCGATGAAGGCCGTGATGGCGCGTCTCGGGGGAGCGGCGGACGGGAAGCTCGTGTCCGAGGTCGTGCGGGAGCGGCTGTCCGGGCGCTAGGACCCGAGCCCGAGCTCAGGTGGGAGCCCGAGCTCGATCGCCTCGTGGTACGGCTCGACGGCTCCGCCGTCCAGCAGCGCGAAGAGTCGCTCGAACCCCGTCTTGATCACGAGGTGGTCCGGGTCCCCCTCCCATCCGTGGCCCGCGGTCGGGTACGCGCCCATCCCGGTGCCCGACCAGGGCACGCCCAGGAAGGTGCTCGAGAAGGTGGTGCCCGGTCGTCCCGACCCGCGCCCCACCACCGTGTGCAGCTCGGCGGGGACGCCCACGGCCCGCAGGGCGTTCGTCATCTCCCGGCTCTGGTTGCCCGGGACCGTACCGTCGTCGACTCCATGCACGAGCACGGCTCCCTCCAGGTACGCCATCTCGGGTGCCCGCACCACGTTCGTGAGGTGCAGGTAGCGCTCCGGGACCTCGTGCAGCGCCCCGCCCGTCTCCGCCTCGGCGTCGGTGACGAAGGCGGCCGCCGACGCGTTCGACCCCTTGAGGGCGACGGCGATGGCGTACAGCTGAGTGAAGTTGTGGACCCCCTCGACCGCGACGAGGCGGTCGAAGAGGGGGCTGCCGTCCTCACGGACGGCGTCCGGGTCGGCCAGGGCCAGCCCGGCCGTGTTGGCCCCCATGCTGATCGCGAAGACGGTCACGGTCTCGATCGAGGGGTAGAGGTCGAGGAATCGCTTCGCCGCGACGATCGAGTCCTTCGCGCCGGCCGAGACGTGCCAGCCGCGGTTCGTCACCGGGTCCTGTCCGGTGTAGTCCATCGCGACGGCCACGGCACCGTGCCCGG comes from the Actinomycetota bacterium genome and includes:
- a CDS encoding GatB/YqeY domain-containing protein; the protein is MSLADRLRDDLTAAMKARDELTTATLRMVLSAVKGAEVAGEQARTLSDDEVAVVVAKEAKRREEAAEAFRAAGRSDRADRELAEREVLARYLPERMGRDEIERVVAEVLAAEGLSGLGSMGQAMKAVMARLGGAADGKLVSEVVRERLSGR
- a CDS encoding adenylate/guanylate cyclase domain-containing protein; amino-acid sequence: MGSDVEIRYARSTGDIDIAYTVLGEGPVDLVYVSGFITHLDLAWDLPHFDWLHQFDGVARVIVFDKRGTGLSDRSLGFGSLEERADDIRAVMDAAGSERAFVFGVSEGGPMAILFAATHPDRAHGLILYGTAARFAWSPDLGAGVTEEVAAPLLDFIEQRWGSGEVFSMFVQHAADPVATTRLIARFERNACTPQMAREIMERNLEIDVRKLLPAIGVPTLVLHNSGDPVVDVRHARYMAERIPGATYIEAPGDFHGSWRPEHFVLASSPVLGFISGQTGAPAPLSDRRLATVVFTDIEASTESAAAVGDERWRSMLDHHDRLASRVAERTGGRLVKGTGDGVLATFDGPGRGIAFAREFQQALLPSGIRIRTGVHTGEIEMRGTDVSGVGVVIARRICDTAVPGEVLVSRTVKDLVAGSGIGFDDRGTHELKGVPDEWQLFAVSP